A genomic region of Desulfosarcina ovata subsp. ovata contains the following coding sequences:
- a CDS encoding ATP-binding protein has product MNPSSYFVFDDFARALENLENAFRNENDRYLMLTGETGVGKTWLCRQLNTVLDRCRHRVLYFSHARHLSATALVRVLATWMRLPTRRSHSETLQGLISALGEQPHQLLIWFDEAHELADETLLEAKALAESNLDDSCPVRILLIGMPLLRDKVQAIAPLWRRIVVREELTGLTFDELPPFIEYHFGPENLQRICQQGMHILFERARGIPGLVVPMLKKILAESKPDGPIDPFTLDDILQRWELT; this is encoded by the coding sequence ATGAACCCATCGTCCTACTTTGTCTTTGACGACTTTGCACGGGCGCTTGAAAACCTTGAAAACGCCTTTCGAAACGAAAACGACCGTTATCTCATGTTAACCGGTGAGACCGGTGTCGGCAAAACCTGGCTGTGCCGGCAGCTGAACACCGTCCTGGACCGCTGCAGGCATCGCGTGCTGTATTTTTCTCACGCTCGTCATCTGAGTGCAACCGCCCTGGTCCGCGTGCTGGCCACCTGGATGAGGCTGCCCACCCGACGTTCTCACAGCGAAACGCTCCAGGGCCTGATATCCGCGCTTGGCGAACAACCCCACCAGTTACTGATATGGTTCGACGAAGCACACGAATTGGCCGATGAAACCCTGCTGGAGGCAAAGGCGCTGGCCGAAAGCAATCTTGACGACAGCTGCCCGGTACGCATCCTGCTGATCGGTATGCCTTTGCTGCGGGACAAAGTTCAGGCCATTGCCCCTTTGTGGCGACGTATCGTGGTTAGGGAAGAGTTGACCGGTTTGACATTCGATGAACTGCCTCCTTTTATCGAATATCACTTCGGCCCCGAAAATTTGCAGCGCATCTGTCAGCAGGGGATGCATATCCTGTTTGAACGCGCCAGAGGCATCCCGGGCCTGGTTGTCCCTATGCTCAAAAAAATCTTGGCCGAAAGCAAACCGGACGGCCCCATCGATCCCTTTACCCTCGACGACATCCTCCAACGCTGGGAACTGACATGA
- a CDS encoding DDE-type integrase/transposase/recombinase encodes MSDSWEIAAWRFEMISPLVDDKLTEAEKRRILSDRTRKSVQWPCSSPKRPIGRSTLFRWMKDYREKGFLGLMPKVRKDKGLARTDRSEQVNYALGLLYEEPGRSLTQLMIYLELEFGELSMSRSTLSRDLRAHPAFLGILQRRKAAGKKLRDLYETDQPHEIWQMDAKGPFSVMLTDGQTIRVHVLSILDDFSRYILAAIIAQAENIQAAVRVFRLAASKWGIALRMQFDRASAYDSEVFRTGLAFLGVHRNWVKSRNPEAQGKIEAYHRSLKRWFVKELPNQEVVDIHHLEALLQATIALVYNRHHHREIKMTPEQALARRLSTRRVGAEQLAQAFKIAVQAKSHPKTGQVNLPNGLFRVPTRFAGKECDFRYDPVNTDQALLIIDDAHQIPLEPFTKKHPFDFQKTEEKRGTGQLQKLLDVWQGHCRPNAQPGFGLPEVFRELSRLLQRPVPIDQREAAAIEAFYRQNGPLPAQPFHQAIDKTADALGPNRALKTYLQYLERLVKAQANKPDPQEDSL; translated from the coding sequence ATGTCCGATTCATGGGAGATCGCCGCCTGGCGGTTCGAAATGATCAGTCCACTTGTGGACGACAAACTGACCGAAGCGGAAAAACGGCGCATTCTTAGCGATCGTACGCGGAAGTCTGTTCAATGGCCGTGTTCGTCCCCAAAAAGGCCCATCGGCAGAAGCACACTGTTCCGGTGGATGAAAGATTACCGCGAAAAAGGCTTTTTGGGGCTGATGCCCAAGGTCAGAAAAGACAAGGGGCTGGCCCGCACCGACCGCAGTGAACAGGTGAACTACGCCCTGGGGCTTTTGTACGAAGAGCCCGGGCGCTCTTTGACCCAGCTGATGATTTACCTCGAATTGGAGTTCGGTGAGCTGTCCATGAGTCGCTCGACCCTGAGCCGTGATCTTCGCGCACACCCGGCATTTTTGGGCATTTTGCAACGCCGAAAGGCAGCAGGCAAAAAGCTGCGGGACCTGTACGAGACAGATCAGCCACACGAGATCTGGCAGATGGACGCCAAAGGCCCGTTTTCGGTAATGTTGACCGACGGCCAAACGATCCGGGTCCATGTGCTGTCGATCCTCGATGATTTTAGCCGATACATTCTGGCCGCCATCATCGCACAGGCTGAAAATATCCAAGCCGCCGTCAGGGTCTTTCGCCTGGCCGCATCCAAGTGGGGGATTGCCCTTCGCATGCAGTTTGACCGCGCCTCGGCTTATGACTCCGAAGTCTTCCGCACCGGCCTTGCCTTTTTGGGGGTTCATCGAAACTGGGTAAAATCCCGCAACCCAGAGGCACAAGGGAAAATCGAAGCTTATCACAGATCCCTGAAAAGATGGTTCGTCAAAGAGCTGCCAAACCAGGAAGTGGTCGATATCCATCATCTGGAGGCTCTGCTTCAGGCGACGATCGCTTTGGTCTACAACCGGCACCACCATCGTGAAATCAAGATGACCCCGGAACAAGCCCTGGCCCGACGCCTCTCAACACGGCGCGTCGGTGCCGAACAACTTGCCCAGGCATTTAAAATCGCCGTCCAGGCCAAAAGCCACCCGAAAACCGGCCAGGTGAATCTACCCAACGGCCTTTTCCGTGTGCCGACCCGCTTTGCAGGAAAAGAATGTGATTTTCGCTACGATCCGGTCAACACAGACCAAGCCTTGCTGATCATCGATGATGCGCACCAGATCCCGCTTGAACCCTTCACCAAAAAGCACCCCTTCGATTTTCAAAAGACAGAGGAAAAACGGGGCACCGGACAGCTGCAAAAACTTTTGGATGTCTGGCAGGGTCACTGCCGACCCAATGCCCAGCCCGGCTTCGGTTTGCCGGAAGTGTTTCGTGAGTTAAGCCGGCTGCTGCAGCGCCCCGTCCCCATCGACCAACGCGAAGCCGCGGCCATCGAAGCCTTTTATCGACAAAACGGCCCCTTGCCCGCACAGCCGTTTCACCAAGCGATCGACAAAACCGCCGACGCCCTTGGACCCAACCGTGCCCTGAAAACCTATCTGCAATACCTGGAAAGGCTTGTAAAGGCACAGGCAAATAAACCCGATCCCCAGGAGGACTCTCTATGA
- the disA gene encoding DNA integrity scanning diadenylate cyclase DisA: protein MMVASELIPKIKMVAPGTLLRRALDDIVMAEFGALFVFLDDTQAQEEILQGGFYIGSSFSPEKLYELAKMDGAIILDESVTRILAANVQLAPDSSLPTDETGMRHRAAERTARQTGKFVLTISRRRKVITLYYRDHKHQLHDINHLITRIYQTIGTVERYKGNLDKKAARIQRDEFLDQVQLVQVTELIRDGVAIMNLLAEIDPYVIETGTEGRLPAMRLNSVREEVDAMLQLFIKDYGVPKYTDAEVAGVIDALGRREPADSIRIANHLGWRAVTETDLHDIAVTPRGYRLLKQVAKIPLATAENVIDRFENLTNLGFADKDALMTVEGIGEKRAKSIVEGIQLMRDRGGYR, encoded by the coding sequence ATGATGGTTGCCAGCGAACTGATTCCCAAGATCAAAATGGTGGCCCCCGGCACGCTGTTGCGCCGCGCCCTGGATGACATTGTGATGGCGGAATTCGGTGCCCTGTTCGTCTTTCTTGACGATACCCAGGCCCAGGAGGAAATCCTGCAAGGCGGATTTTACATCGGGTCCAGCTTCTCGCCGGAGAAGCTGTATGAGCTGGCCAAGATGGACGGCGCCATCATCCTGGACGAAAGTGTCACCCGGATTCTGGCAGCCAATGTTCAACTGGCGCCCGATTCCTCGCTGCCGACCGATGAAACCGGCATGCGTCATCGGGCGGCGGAACGCACGGCGCGCCAGACCGGCAAATTCGTGCTGACCATTTCCCGGCGCAGGAAAGTCATTACTCTGTACTACAGGGACCACAAACACCAACTCCACGACATCAATCATCTCATCACCCGGATCTACCAGACCATCGGCACGGTGGAACGTTACAAGGGCAATCTCGACAAAAAGGCGGCGCGGATTCAGCGCGATGAATTTCTGGATCAGGTTCAGCTTGTCCAGGTGACCGAATTGATCCGCGACGGCGTCGCCATCATGAACCTTTTGGCCGAGATCGACCCGTATGTCATCGAAACCGGGACCGAGGGCCGCCTGCCGGCCATGCGCCTGAACAGCGTCAGGGAAGAGGTCGATGCCATGCTGCAGCTTTTTATCAAGGACTACGGCGTCCCGAAATACACGGACGCCGAAGTGGCCGGGGTGATCGACGCACTCGGACGCAGGGAACCAGCCGACAGCATCCGCATTGCAAACCACTTGGGATGGCGCGCGGTAACGGAGACCGACCTTCACGATATCGCAGTGACACCCCGCGGCTACCGGCTGCTCAAGCAGGTGGCCAAGATCCCGCTGGCCACGGCGGAAAATGTAATCGACCGTTTTGAGAATCTGACCAATCTCGGCTTTGCCGATAAGGATGCCCTGATGACGGTTGAGGGCATTGGCGAGAAACGCGCCAAATCCATCGTCGAGGGGATTCAGCTCATGCGCGATCGCGGGGGGTACCGCTAA
- a CDS encoding TonB-dependent receptor plug domain-containing protein: MLRHKSAGIYWLLCIVSGMIWATPDFAQDDQSELIQLETITVSGEKQEEEVQRIPSAITVFTETVIEDAGIDEIGEVINRVPNMTFGETFLGGETIFRGIRPSQFTYKNPVIIYIDGIPHDHVYSFDADLNNIERVEVFRGSQGALYGKNAIGGIINVVSKRPNNLVDAKVTAEYAENETYKVKAYADGPIVQDRLFLGLSGSWSQTEGFMENHYPGEDTFDDNESWRTKVLLNWLPSKDFILQQG, translated from the coding sequence ATGCTGCGGCATAAATCAGCAGGGATTTACTGGCTACTGTGCATTGTGAGTGGAATGATATGGGCGACACCAGATTTTGCACAAGATGATCAATCGGAATTAATACAATTGGAGACGATCACTGTATCTGGGGAGAAGCAAGAGGAAGAAGTCCAGAGAATTCCATCGGCAATAACGGTGTTCACTGAGACAGTGATCGAGGATGCCGGTATTGACGAAATCGGTGAAGTCATCAATCGGGTACCTAACATGACCTTTGGTGAAACATTTCTTGGGGGGGAAACCATATTCAGAGGAATACGACCAAGCCAATTTACCTATAAAAATCCTGTCATCATATACATTGACGGTATTCCCCATGACCATGTGTATAGTTTTGATGCCGATCTAAACAATATCGAGCGCGTCGAGGTCTTCAGGGGGTCCCAAGGCGCATTATATGGTAAAAACGCCATTGGGGGCATTATCAATGTTGTTTCAAAGCGACCGAATAATCTGGTGGATGCAAAGGTTACTGCCGAATATGCCGAAAATGAGACCTACAAGGTCAAGGCTTATGCGGACGGTCCAATTGTGCAGGATCGTCTTTTTCTGGGTCTTTCCGGTTCATGGAGCCAAACGGAAGGCTTCATGGAAAACCACTACCCCGGGGAGGATACTTTCGATGATAACGAAAGCTGGCGAACAAAGGTTCTTCTCAACTGGTTGCCATCGAAGGACTTCATTTTACAGCAGGGTTAA
- a CDS encoding GntR family transcriptional regulator, translated as MKLTRNQSNPLGVKEQIKRQIKGLIESGSLKAGAPIPPSRDLALTLGVNRNTTWAAYRELTKEGWLSTTTGSGTYVNQMKTTVTC; from the coding sequence ATGAAGTTAACCCGAAACCAATCGAACCCCTTGGGCGTCAAGGAACAGATCAAGCGGCAAATCAAAGGCTTGATCGAATCCGGCAGCTTGAAGGCCGGTGCGCCGATTCCTCCCTCCCGGGATTTGGCGCTCACCCTCGGCGTTAACCGGAACACCACTTGGGCCGCTTACCGGGAATTGACAAAAGAGGGCTGGTTGAGCACCACGACGGGTTCGGGAACGTATGTGAACCAGATGAAAACCACAGTGACATGTTGA
- a CDS encoding TonB-dependent receptor domain-containing protein: MYKELNFRYTETRLDTNQTTKIAYDIEDDWSALLPKGTLSWHIMDNAMIYASISRGYLAGGLNPYDTVKERAKFDEQISIDYEFGTKTQWLDDRLTFNMAVFYMDIEDMHVYSMPEPYVFVASNAGEAHSKGIEVEMMARPLKGHDITAQFGWTDAEYDEYEGYDQMKPFPIIKHSWGTIYRFLKMKVEGAVLVTAIKCNVFDCLSEPVAAVSVAQRLNLHPKNTELFLNALVGMGLIEKHDGLFANTGVSNEFMVTSSPAYLGTFFCRVHDWYESFQSPAQMQALLKSGPGEQAGRVDDTNWVAFTREASAYQYCGPAQKIAEIVRSLPEFPRMNKMLDLGGGAGFYAMAIVSAHETMTGVVFDLPPVADISREFIHEYDAGDRVSVMAGDYTADAIGDGYDLILASGTLYFAKIHLNEIIGKIYNGLNPGGVFMSLHNEASHERTRPGDHICDFLFYELSGMDMIFPKGMIAETMVQCGFKSVRSFSIESNLGVLDIDIGKK, translated from the coding sequence GTGTACAAGGAGTTGAACTTTCGGTATACGGAGACCCGCCTTGATACTAATCAGACAACGAAAATAGCTTATGATATCGAGGATGACTGGAGCGCACTTCTCCCCAAGGGTACTCTTTCCTGGCACATAATGGATAACGCCATGATTTATGCCAGCATAAGCAGAGGATATCTGGCAGGCGGTCTAAACCCTTATGATACCGTGAAAGAGCGCGCGAAATTTGATGAGCAGATCTCCATCGATTATGAATTCGGGACAAAGACTCAATGGCTCGACGATCGCTTGACTTTTAATATGGCAGTATTTTATATGGATATCGAGGATATGCATGTCTACAGCATGCCCGAGCCTTATGTCTTCGTGGCCTCCAACGCAGGTGAGGCCCATAGTAAAGGGATCGAAGTCGAGATGATGGCCAGACCGCTCAAAGGACACGATATCACCGCGCAGTTTGGCTGGACCGATGCCGAATATGATGAGTACGAAGGCTACGATCAGATGAAACCCTTTCCGATAATCAAACACTCATGGGGCACCATCTACCGCTTCCTGAAAATGAAGGTTGAAGGCGCGGTCCTGGTTACGGCAATCAAATGCAATGTCTTCGACTGCCTGTCTGAACCGGTTGCGGCGGTTTCGGTTGCCCAACGGCTTAACCTTCATCCAAAAAATACGGAACTTTTTCTCAACGCCCTTGTCGGCATGGGTCTCATAGAGAAGCACGACGGGTTGTTTGCCAACACCGGGGTGAGCAATGAATTCATGGTCACATCGAGCCCCGCGTACCTGGGAACGTTTTTTTGCCGGGTGCACGATTGGTATGAATCGTTCCAATCGCCGGCACAAATGCAGGCGCTTTTGAAGAGCGGTCCCGGCGAGCAAGCAGGCCGGGTCGATGATACCAACTGGGTGGCGTTTACCCGGGAGGCTTCCGCCTACCAGTATTGCGGACCTGCGCAGAAGATTGCCGAAATCGTGCGTTCATTACCTGAATTTCCGCGGATGAACAAGATGCTTGATCTGGGGGGAGGGGCGGGGTTTTACGCCATGGCCATCGTTTCCGCCCATGAAACCATGACCGGGGTGGTCTTCGACCTGCCGCCGGTTGCCGATATCAGCCGGGAATTCATCCATGAATATGACGCCGGCGATCGCGTGTCGGTAATGGCCGGCGATTACACGGCCGATGCAATCGGCGATGGTTACGATTTGATTCTTGCCAGCGGAACCCTGTATTTTGCGAAGATTCATCTCAACGAAATCATTGGAAAAATATATAATGGCCTGAACCCCGGCGGTGTTTTTATGTCACTGCATAATGAAGCCTCTCACGAAAGAACCCGACCGGGCGATCACATCTGTGATTTCCTTTTTTATGAGCTTTCCGGCATGGACATGATTTTTCCCAAGGGTATGATTGCCGAAACGATGGTGCAATGCGGATTCAAATCGGTGAGAAGTTTTTCCATTGAAAGCAATTTGGGAGTGTTGGACATCGATATCGGAAAGAAATGA
- a CDS encoding TonB-dependent receptor: MRVSEFVSYDNDDDRDPYASDAFNDYTDSFVVDAQITVKPSKKLSLTLSVDNLFDEEYYEYYKAPGQTILGTINLSL; this comes from the coding sequence ATGCGAGTCTCTGAGTTCGTGAGCTACGACAATGATGATGATCGGGATCCCTATGCCAGCGACGCGTTCAATGATTATACGGATTCTTTTGTCGTGGATGCCCAAATAACGGTCAAACCCAGTAAAAAACTCTCCCTGACCCTGTCTGTGGACAATCTGTTTGATGAGGAATACTATGAATATTACAAGGCCCCCGGCCAGACGATATTGGGCACGATCAACCTGTCCCTGTAA
- a CDS encoding TonB-dependent receptor plug domain-containing protein: MKLFVFVLFFLFGGLSLGTSANAVDDAGEQTDDVFQLEPITVIATKTPKAPLDSPASVSVISEDEIQAFNSEHPFKPLFRIEGIYPRQYRGLADYWSRPMIRGNRALVMVDGLNWYDYGHYYNTGAIPMKDIERIEVVRGPFSALYGTLAQTGVINYITKIPYDMEAEGSFTYGEDNTQFYSARVAARPFAAPDDPESLSWAEKNLGDNFFFSMSFKYRTTDGYETNPTYKTLSAPVTGGLDSSIPVATNVDSDINPQTGDTRYIVGTQGDNWYEDYGAFLKTGYEFSDDSKVWYSFNISQFEYGWEGGKSYLTDDSGDLITSGDVYIQDGSDYYLTSLSDTTFTATAYQKESFVHTLHYDYSVPGKVDVNAIVGYNDKETQSHSVASAYTKVEDNDLIQADLSATFYMMDSRVLLTVGTQGVKETAEVTKYNLSSPSDSDSWASTQSQDSGESLTWGTFVQAEYTPVDFTTLYLGGRYDHWWATDTEYYDINGNHEVGEDTDDGQFSPKASVVCRLGENGVLRASYGESFTAPSLYYRIASYSYSIGGETTYAAGNPDLDPTTNKSWEVGTEWEFFDKHLRVKATYFQNEFEDLIVNASRNYVINGETVTIKRRTNAESADVDGIEAAIEAILPYNLKGGIHYTHHWSEYTQTEVNEAGWEVAEVPTDIFNFWIGYFTDFLDASVNLRYSDSVYDDCRVPRFLRLSSHVS, translated from the coding sequence ATGAAGCTATTCGTTTTTGTTCTATTTTTTCTGTTTGGGGGGCTATCTTTGGGGACTTCGGCCAATGCCGTGGATGATGCCGGCGAACAAACGGACGATGTATTTCAACTGGAGCCCATTACGGTAATTGCCACGAAAACGCCCAAAGCACCCTTGGATTCACCGGCATCGGTTTCCGTGATTTCCGAAGACGAGATTCAGGCTTTTAATTCGGAGCATCCCTTCAAGCCTCTGTTCCGAATAGAGGGGATTTATCCCCGCCAGTACAGAGGGCTTGCCGATTACTGGTCCCGTCCGATGATTCGTGGAAACAGGGCCCTGGTCATGGTTGACGGGCTTAACTGGTACGATTACGGCCATTACTACAACACCGGGGCCATCCCCATGAAGGATATAGAAAGAATCGAGGTGGTCCGGGGTCCTTTTTCGGCCCTGTACGGCACCCTTGCCCAGACCGGTGTGATCAACTATATCACCAAGATTCCCTATGACATGGAGGCCGAGGGCTCTTTTACCTATGGGGAAGATAATACACAGTTTTATAGCGCCCGCGTTGCCGCCCGTCCCTTTGCCGCCCCGGACGATCCTGAGAGTCTTTCCTGGGCGGAGAAAAACCTTGGAGACAATTTTTTCTTTTCCATGAGTTTTAAATACCGGACCACGGACGGTTACGAAACGAACCCGACCTATAAAACGCTGTCGGCCCCGGTGACCGGAGGCTTGGACTCATCCATTCCTGTTGCGACAAACGTGGATTCTGATATTAATCCCCAGACCGGAGACACCCGCTACATTGTCGGAACCCAGGGGGACAACTGGTATGAGGATTACGGTGCATTTTTAAAAACCGGGTATGAATTTTCCGATGATTCCAAAGTCTGGTACAGTTTTAATATCAGCCAATTTGAGTATGGATGGGAGGGAGGGAAAAGCTATTTGACCGATGACAGCGGTGACCTGATTACATCTGGCGATGTATACATCCAGGATGGCTCCGACTACTATCTGACCAGTCTGAGCGACACCACGTTTACAGCAACCGCCTATCAAAAAGAGTCCTTTGTCCACACCCTTCATTATGATTACTCTGTACCGGGCAAGGTGGATGTCAACGCCATTGTGGGGTACAACGACAAAGAAACCCAGTCACATTCGGTTGCCAGTGCCTACACCAAGGTGGAAGACAACGACCTCATCCAGGCCGACCTGTCCGCCACCTTTTACATGATGGACAGCCGGGTCCTTTTAACCGTGGGCACCCAGGGGGTAAAAGAGACGGCTGAGGTCACCAAATACAATTTGTCCAGCCCCAGTGATTCGGACAGTTGGGCATCCACCCAGTCGCAGGATTCGGGAGAAAGTCTGACCTGGGGTACCTTTGTTCAGGCCGAATATACGCCCGTTGATTTTACCACCCTGTATCTGGGGGGACGGTATGACCATTGGTGGGCCACGGATACGGAGTATTATGATATTAACGGAAACCATGAGGTCGGCGAGGATACGGATGACGGCCAGTTCAGCCCCAAAGCCTCCGTGGTTTGCCGGCTGGGGGAGAACGGCGTGTTGCGTGCCTCTTACGGTGAATCATTTACCGCCCCTTCCCTGTATTACCGAATCGCCAGCTATAGTTATTCAATCGGGGGAGAAACGACTTATGCCGCGGGCAACCCGGACTTGGATCCTACGACAAACAAATCCTGGGAAGTCGGCACGGAGTGGGAGTTTTTTGACAAACACCTGCGCGTCAAAGCCACGTATTTTCAGAACGAGTTCGAGGACCTCATTGTCAATGCTTCAAGAAATTACGTAATTAACGGCGAGACCGTTACCATAAAAAGACGGACCAACGCCGAATCCGCTGACGTCGACGGCATAGAAGCGGCCATTGAAGCTATCCTGCCTTATAACCTGAAAGGCGGTATCCACTACACCCATCATTGGTCCGAGTATACCCAGACCGAAGTCAATGAAGCTGGATGGGAGGTGGCAGAGGTGCCCACGGATATCTTCAACTTCTGGATAGGATATTTCACCGATTTTCTGGACGCTTCGGTTAACTTAAGATACTCTGACAGTGTTTATGATGATTGTCGTGTGCCACGTTTTTTGAGACTGTCATCCCACGTTTCATGA
- a CDS encoding universal stress protein, with protein MKQSILVVMNDTSHSTMVVDFLARLPLVFSEVQVTLMHVFRKPSGSEEMMGKKFMQAQQEKTEMAMSSARRRLMEAGYLADHIHTHLETEPYATVADGIIAEIGKGRYDIVVISRRKMSRSEEFVLGDASIKVIRALDQAAVVVVKC; from the coding sequence ATGAAGCAATCCATACTGGTCGTTATGAACGACACCTCCCATTCAACCATGGTGGTCGATTTCTTAGCCCGCCTGCCGCTTGTTTTTTCCGAGGTGCAGGTCACTTTGATGCATGTCTTCAGAAAGCCCAGCGGCAGTGAGGAGATGATGGGGAAAAAGTTCATGCAGGCCCAGCAGGAGAAAACCGAGATGGCCATGTCCAGTGCCCGCCGGCGCCTCATGGAGGCCGGCTACCTGGCAGACCATATCCACACCCATCTGGAAACCGAGCCCTATGCGACGGTGGCCGACGGGATCATCGCTGAAATCGGGAAGGGCCGTTACGATATCGTGGTCATCAGTCGCCGGAAGATGTCCCGGTCGGAGGAGTTTGTGCTGGGCGATGCCAGTATCAAGGTGATTCGGGCGCTGGATCAGGCGGCCGTGGTGGTGGTCAAGTGTTGA
- a CDS encoding HAMP domain-containing protein, with protein MTTAPRFRLKFGLKLFLSHFLAVLLVSGSIGTFFYFNAIDSLVQSLRSRLQNSAAFLSQGIDARNLEDIRSADDVKNTVYVDTLGKLRRLRRSNSDIAFLYIMRKIDDRIVFVVDSDETDQQALPGREYTKAPDLLRSGFTAPSVTDKPYRDEWGVFLSGYAPLRNGDGKYLIGIDMRADEVDRKLHEIRLTGLLSLLASLLLALIFALYFSKNLTGRINPMIRRCQQIAMGRFDGTITMRTFDEFDELIAAFNTMSDELVQARTRADRAITDLEHARDNLEIHVQERTRDLKDALEKVQVLTGMLPICSSCKKIRDDKGYWQQVEQFVSMHTGAQFSHGLCPECANRLYGDILKRDDPLSE; from the coding sequence ATGACCACCGCCCCCCGTTTTCGTCTAAAATTTGGACTCAAATTATTTTTAAGCCATTTCCTGGCCGTTCTCCTGGTATCCGGCAGCATCGGCACGTTCTTTTACTTCAACGCCATCGACAGCCTGGTCCAAAGCCTGCGTTCACGCCTGCAGAACAGCGCCGCCTTTCTAAGCCAGGGCATCGATGCCCGGAATCTGGAAGACATCCGCTCGGCCGACGATGTCAAAAACACCGTCTATGTGGACACGCTGGGCAAACTCCGCCGATTGCGCAGGTCCAACTCCGACATCGCATTTCTCTATATTATGCGTAAAATTGATGATCGTATCGTCTTCGTGGTCGATTCCGACGAGACCGACCAGCAGGCGTTGCCGGGTCGCGAATACACCAAGGCCCCCGATCTGTTGCGATCAGGTTTTACCGCACCTTCGGTGACAGACAAACCCTATCGCGATGAATGGGGGGTTTTCCTCTCTGGCTACGCCCCGTTACGCAATGGCGACGGCAAATACCTGATCGGTATTGATATGCGCGCCGACGAGGTGGATCGCAAACTACACGAGATCCGTTTGACCGGTCTGCTATCGCTCTTGGCCTCCCTCCTGCTGGCCCTGATTTTTGCCCTGTATTTCTCCAAAAACTTGACCGGCCGTATCAATCCGATGATCCGGCGCTGTCAGCAAATCGCCATGGGTCGGTTCGATGGAACCATCACCATGCGCACCTTCGACGAATTCGACGAGTTGATCGCAGCCTTCAACACCATGAGCGACGAGTTGGTCCAGGCTCGCACCCGGGCCGATCGGGCCATCACCGACCTGGAACACGCCAGGGACAATCTGGAAATTCATGTTCAGGAACGGACCCGGGATTTGAAAGATGCTCTCGAGAAGGTCCAGGTGCTCACCGGAATGTTACCGATCTGCAGTTCCTGCAAAAAAATTCGCGATGACAAAGGATACTGGCAGCAGGTGGAGCAGTTTGTGTCCATGCACACCGGCGCCCAGTTTTCCCATGGTCTTTGCCCGGAATGCGCCAACCGGCTGTATGGGGACATTTTAAAGCGGGACGATCCGCTATCCGAATAA